The sequence GGGATGAAGCCGCGGAGAACAGGGCAGCGAAGACGAGGGAGGAGATGGTTTTCATGACAAGGAGAGGTTTCAGGGTTTCCTCAGTGGCTGGTGCTGACCTTCACCCGGAAGAACCGGGCCTTCTTGCCTCCCACGAAGAGCGGATAGCGGATGCTCACCGCCTCCACATCACCGCCATCCGCCACCACCGTCGGCGTGGCCGTGCTGTCCGTCCAGGTGGTGAGGTCACCGCTGAACTGCGGAGTATAGACGAGGCCCTCGTCCTGATAGGTCTTGCGGCGGACAAAGAGCACGCGGAAGTCGGTGCCGTTGTTCGTGGCCTGATACCACGTGGCCGGCATGCCGCGCTTCGTCAGGGAGTGGGAGCCAACGTTCACGTCGATCGGGGTGGTGTCGCCGGTGACACTCGCGTTCAGGCCGAAGGCGAACTGGAGGAAGTTCGAGACCCCGTCGGCATCCTTGGTGGAGGACGCGTCGTCCGAGTAACGGTTGAGGCCGTTGGCGAGCTCGTATTCATCCGGAATGCCGTCGCCATCGGTGTCCGCGGCACCCTTCTTGATGATCGTGAAGTTGTCGGGAGTGGCGCCGCCGGACTGCACGTAGGTGGCCTTCAGCGTGGTGCCGTTGACGTCGATGTTCACCGTGCCGACGGTGTTGTAGGAGATGTACATCGCGGCGTGGTTGATCGATCCGGCGTCGGCCAGACCGGACATGCCGGCGGTGTTGTAAACGGTGCCGAAGTGGTCGCGCGGGCCGGTGAGGGGCTTCACATAGGCGCCGTCACCCGGGATCACGGTCCCGGCGGTGGTGGCGGTGGCGGTGAAGTTCGGAGCCTGGCGGATCACGCCGGACGCGCCGGTGGTGATGCCGGTCACACTGCCGTTGCCGGCGTTCTTCTTCATGCCGCTGGTGATCGTGCCGCTGGTACCGTAGTGGCCGTCGATGAGGAAGCTGCGCTCGTAGTTGTGGCTGTGGCCGACGAACACAAGGTCCACCCCGCCCTGCTCGAGGATCGGATTGAAGCGCGTGCGCATGTTCACCATCTGCGTCTCGCTGTCCGAATCGTGGCTGCCCTTCGAATACGGCGGATGGTGCCAGAAGGCGATGATCCAGGTGGCGGTGGTGCTGGCGAGGTCCTGGCGCAGCCAGGCGGCCATCGGGCCGTCCTCGTTCACGCCGGTGGTGGCGGCGTTGTCCACGGTGGTGTCGCTGGCCTGGGAGTCCAGGCAGATCATGTGCACGTTGCCGTAGTCGAAGCTGTAGTAGTGCTCCGTGCCGGACGCCACGCCGCCGCACTCCGCCGCCTTCGGGAAGGTGAACATGTCGAAGTAAGGGAAGTTCGCCGTGGTGCTGGTGGAACCGTTGTTCGCGTCGTGGTTCCCGAGCGTGCTCCACTGCGGCATCTTCCGGAAGTAGTCGGCATACATGTTGAAGTAGCCGGTCTGGTATTCAGTGTCGGTGCCGCTGTTGTAGGCGTTGTCGCCGAGCTGGAGGTTCAGGTCCGGGACGCGGGAACCGGCGAAGGTGTAGTAGGCCTCGCGACCGTTCGCCTGGATCTGGGTGCCGCGGCCGCAGTCGCCGACCACCCAGATGCGGGTGTCCACCGCCGTGCCGGGAACCGGCGAGGTACGGAAGGTGTAGTCGGCCGCGGTTGGCAAAGGAGAGCCGGTCGGCTTGAAGGATGTCGTTTCCGCGGATTCCGGCGTGAGGGCGTCCTGCGACGAACCGACGCTGTAGTAGTAGCGGGTGTAGGGCGTGAGGCCGGTGAGGCGGATCTCGTGGTCCGTCTTCGCGCTGGCTTCATCGGTGCTCAGCGTGAGCGCATCCGGGGTAAGGCCGTAGCGGACACGGCCGATCACGGACTGGCTGCTGCGCCAGCGGACGACGATGCTGTTCTGGTTCGCCATGTTCAGATACGGCCCGCGCTGGAGCGTGCCGGACGGACCGGTGCTGACGGTGATGCTTACCGCGGACGAGGTGCCGGTGCCGCCAAGATCGTCCGTGGCGACCGCGGTGAGGCTGTAGGTGCCGGCGGTGACGCCGTTCCACGTGTATTGCCACGGGGCACTGGTCGCCTGGCCAAGCTTCGTCGCACCGTTGTAGAACTCCACCTTGGTGATCGTGCCGTCGCTGTCGCTGGCGTCCGCGGTGATCTGCACCGGATTGCCGAGGAACGACGTGCTGCCATTGGCCGGGGACGTGAGCTGCACCACCGGCTTGGCATTGCCGCCTTCGGTGATCACGTTCAGGTCCATGTCGAACCCGAGGTCCGAGCTGGTGTTGTCCCGCTGGTGGATTTCCACGGCGATGGTATTGGTCCCGGTCACCAGCGAACCGAACGGCATCGTGAGCGGGAAGAAGGTGGTCTCATCCGTGCTGTCGACGATCGTCGAGGAATTGGTGAGATAGTTGATTGCCCCGGAAGGCATGTTGCTGCGGGCAACCTCCACGCCATTGATGTAAATCACCGCGCCATCATCCCGCTGGAGCGTGGCCGAAAGGCCGATCACCTTCGACACGTCCGCGACGGTGAAGGTCTTGCGGAAGTAGTAGGTGATGTACTTCGTGCTGCTGGTCATGCCGGACGGCCCCTGGCGGAGCAGCGTCACCTGCGTGTCCCCGTATCCGAGACGGGCCGCACCGGAAGCCCAGGCGCTGTCATCGAACGCCGTAGCCGCCCAGGCGGTGCCTTGGTCGGTGCCGTCATCGAGGTACTTCCACGTCGCACCGCGGGCGAGCGCGGCGTTGTCGGTGTAGGCGGTGGCGATGACGTTCACCACGGTGGAGGTGGTGATGCCGCCGTCGTTGTCGGTCGCCTTCGCGGTGAGGGTGTAGTTACCCACGGCGATGCCGGGCAGCGTGAGGGTGTAGGGCGCGGTGGTGCTTTCACCGAGCTTGGTCGCGCCGTTGTAAAACTCGACCTTCGAGATCACGCCATCGGTGTCCGAGGCGGAGGCTGTGAGTGTCAGCGACGACGCGGGAATCTTCTGGCCGTCCGTGTGCGAGGTCAGCGCCACCGTGGGAGCGACGTTCGAAGGATTCGTCACCGTGATGTTCACCGCCGTGGAGGTGGTGGACGCGCCGTCGTTGTCCGTGGCCTTCGCCGTGAGCGAATAGGAGCCGGAGATCATGCCGGTCCACGAGTATTGGAACGGCGACGAGGTGGCCTCACCCAGCTTGGTGGCGCCTTGGTAGAATTCCACCTTGGCAACGGTGCCGTTCGCGTCGGCGGCGCTGGCCACGAGATTCACCGGTGCGGGGATGGCCACGGTGTCTCCGTTCGTCGGAGCGGTCAGGCTGACGGTCGGGGCTGGTTGCCCGCCGCTGATCACCACGTTGTCGAGGCCGATGATCTGGTCCGGGGAAGTCTGAGTGGCGTTGTCATCCACCCAGCGCAGCAAAAGCGTGGAACCGGCGGCCCAGTTGGCCGAAAGGCTCACCGTCGTGGCCGCCACGGAGGTCACGCCCGTCGTGTTCGGCACCACCACGCCGGAGGAGCCGGAAACCGTGGGGTTCAGCGCGGAGACGTTGGTCCAGGTGGTGCCGTTGTCGAGGCTGTAGAACAACCAGTAACCGGGCAATTCGTTGACCGTTCCAGCGACCGTGTAGCGCCGGGTATCGTAGGCCACCGAAATGCTGGAAACCGCGCCGCCGGTGCCGTTGGTCAGGGAGAGCTGCGACGCCACCCCCGAAATGCTGGTCGGGGAAGTCGCGAACACCCGGTCGGAGGACGACGCGCCTTGCGCGTTGTAGCCACTGTTGTTTGAGACTCCCGATGGGGCATTGCTCACCGTGAGCGCGCTGGCGGTGGTGCCGGTGGCGGAGAGGGAACTCGCGGTGATGCTGGATGTCCAGGTGGCATTCGTTCCAGAAGGAGCGATCCAAGTGGTCCACCCGGTAGGGCGGGTGGTGCCGGCCGTTCCCATCGAATCGAAGTTCTGGGAATACGTGCCGGTGAAGCTGACGGACTGGGCGCGCGCCACACCGGACAGCGTGGCGATGGCGACCGCCAGCGGTGGGAGGAATCGGAGGTTCATGGGGCTTTCGTGGAGACGAAGGGATTGGGGGAGGTCTGGGGGGAAAGGGAATCGAGCGCGGCGATCGCCTCGCGGGCCTGCTGGGCCAGCTTCGACATCGAATGCGAACCACGCTCGGCCTCGGGCAGCGCCTTGAGGTGATCGGAAAGCGCCAACCATGCGGCCCGGGCTT comes from Luteolibacter sp. LG18 and encodes:
- a CDS encoding Ig-like domain-containing protein, encoding MNLRFLPPLAVAIATLSGVARAQSVSFTGTYSQNFDSMGTAGTTRPTGWTTWIAPSGTNATWTSSITASSLSATGTTASALTVSNAPSGVSNNSGYNAQGASSSDRVFATSPTSISGVASQLSLTNGTGGAVSSISVAYDTRRYTVAGTVNELPGYWLFYSLDNGTTWTNVSALNPTVSGSSGVVVPNTTGVTSVAATTVSLSANWAAGSTLLLRWVDDNATQTSPDQIIGLDNVVISGGQPAPTVSLTAPTNGDTVAIPAPVNLVASAADANGTVAKVEFYQGATKLGEATSSPFQYSWTGMISGSYSLTAKATDNDGASTTSTAVNITVTNPSNVAPTVALTSHTDGQKIPASSLTLTASASDTDGVISKVEFYNGATKLGESTTAPYTLTLPGIAVGNYTLTAKATDNDGGITTSTVVNVIATAYTDNAALARGATWKYLDDGTDQGTAWAATAFDDSAWASGAARLGYGDTQVTLLRQGPSGMTSSTKYITYYFRKTFTVADVSKVIGLSATLQRDDGAVIYINGVEVARSNMPSGAINYLTNSSTIVDSTDETTFFPLTMPFGSLVTGTNTIAVEIHQRDNTSSDLGFDMDLNVITEGGNAKPVVQLTSPANGSTSFLGNPVQITADASDSDGTITKVEFYNGATKLGQATSAPWQYTWNGVTAGTYSLTAVATDDLGGTGTSSAVSITVSTGPSGTLQRGPYLNMANQNSIVVRWRSSQSVIGRVRYGLTPDALTLSTDEASAKTDHEIRLTGLTPYTRYYYSVGSSQDALTPESAETTSFKPTGSPLPTAADYTFRTSPVPGTAVDTRIWVVGDCGRGTQIQANGREAYYTFAGSRVPDLNLQLGDNAYNSGTDTEYQTGYFNMYADYFRKMPQWSTLGNHDANNGSTSTTANFPYFDMFTFPKAAECGGVASGTEHYYSFDYGNVHMICLDSQASDTTVDNAATTGVNEDGPMAAWLRQDLASTTATWIIAFWHHPPYSKGSHDSDSETQMVNMRTRFNPILEQGGVDLVFVGHSHNYERSFLIDGHYGTSGTITSGMKKNAGNGSVTGITTGASGVIRQAPNFTATATTAGTVIPGDGAYVKPLTGPRDHFGTVYNTAGMSGLADAGSINHAAMYISYNTVGTVNIDVNGTTLKATYVQSGGATPDNFTIIKKGAADTDGDGIPDEYELANGLNRYSDDASSTKDADGVSNFLQFAFGLNASVTGDTTPIDVNVGSHSLTKRGMPATWYQATNNGTDFRVLFVRRKTYQDEGLVYTPQFSGDLTTWTDSTATPTVVADGGDVEAVSIRYPLFVGGKKARFFRVKVSTSH